A region of Flavobacterium indicum GPTSA100-9 = DSM 17447 DNA encodes the following proteins:
- a CDS encoding CvfB family protein: MLQIGTYHTLKIARDTKVGLFLVNENEEVLLPKKYVPADFHIGDDITVFVYLDHEERPVATTLKPYITLNQFAVLKVNYTNKFGAFLDWGLEKDLFVPFKEQARPMEKDKRYVVYLYEDEKTNRLVASSKINQFLEQETIDLEKNQEVDVMVSHITDVGINVIINGKYRGLAYKNEVFETVSPGYKTKAYIKLVRPDGKIDVSFQKLGVEVIDASAQSVLQALQQNNGFLALNDDSHPEEIKSVLKMSKKSFKKAIGSLYKQKLISIKENGIQLN; encoded by the coding sequence ATGTTGCAAATTGGGACTTACCATACCTTAAAAATTGCTAGAGATACTAAAGTTGGCCTTTTTTTAGTAAATGAAAACGAAGAAGTTTTATTACCTAAAAAATATGTTCCTGCTGATTTTCATATTGGAGATGACATTACTGTTTTTGTCTATTTGGATCATGAAGAACGTCCCGTTGCTACCACATTGAAACCATATATTACATTGAATCAATTTGCTGTATTAAAAGTAAATTATACCAATAAATTTGGCGCTTTTTTGGATTGGGGTTTAGAAAAAGATTTGTTTGTGCCGTTTAAAGAACAAGCACGACCAATGGAAAAAGACAAACGTTATGTAGTGTATTTATATGAGGATGAAAAAACAAACCGTTTAGTAGCTTCAAGTAAAATCAATCAGTTTTTAGAACAAGAAACAATTGATTTAGAAAAGAATCAAGAAGTTGATGTGATGGTTTCTCATATTACAGATGTGGGTATTAATGTTATTATTAATGGTAAATACCGTGGATTAGCGTATAAAAATGAAGTTTTTGAAACTGTTTCTCCAGGTTATAAAACAAAAGCATACATTAAATTGGTGCGCCCTGACGGAAAAATTGATGTTTCTTTTCAAAAATTAGGGGTTGAAGTAATTGATGCCTCAGCACAAAGTGTTTTACAAGCATTACAACAAAATAACGGTTTTTTAGCTTTAAATGATGACAGTCATCCGGAAGAAATAAAATCGGTTTTAAAGATGAGTAAAAAATCTTTTAAAAAGGCTATTGGTAGTTTGTATAAACAGAAATTAATATCAATTAAAGAAAACGGTATTCAATTGAATTAG
- a CDS encoding HPP family protein, whose translation MSKIKRTIRISKYVIYKETFINYKEYFWSFIGSFVGIGSIGLIQTFFFNQIENIFLIGSFGASSVLIYGAIQSPLAQPRNLIGGHIISACIGVTIYKLLPEIIWITAPLAVSLSIIAMQFTKTLHPPGGATALIAIIGTEKIKALGYLYVLFPVLSGSLILLIVALFFNNITSFRNYPKDKFLRTRILKRLK comes from the coding sequence ATGTCTAAAATTAAAAGAACAATTCGGATTTCAAAGTATGTAATTTATAAAGAAACATTTATCAATTATAAAGAATACTTTTGGTCTTTTATAGGATCATTTGTTGGAATTGGAAGTATCGGACTGATACAAACCTTCTTTTTTAATCAAATTGAAAACATTTTTTTAATAGGTTCATTTGGAGCATCGAGTGTTTTAATTTATGGCGCAATTCAAAGTCCTTTAGCACAACCGCGCAATTTAATTGGAGGCCACATTATTTCAGCCTGTATTGGCGTAACTATTTATAAATTGTTACCCGAAATAATTTGGATTACGGCTCCATTGGCTGTTTCATTATCAATCATTGCCATGCAATTTACAAAAACCCTTCATCCTCCAGGTGGTGCAACTGCATTAATTGCAATCATTGGAACAGAAAAAATAAAAGCATTGGGTTATTTATATGTACTATTTCCTGTTTTAAGTGGAAGTCTGATTTTATTGATTGTTGCCTTATTTTTTAATAATATTACCTCCTTCCGAAATTATCCAAAAGATAAATTTTTAAGGACCAGAATCTTGAAACGATTAAAATAA
- a CDS encoding serine hydrolase domain-containing protein — protein MKFNYLYLPLLLLVLGCNESKNSKTFTLNNKTQKSDSEFFVEFEPLSKKYVDQKKNDIEYYYTKLIGTPDFYGQFLVAKNGKVLFEDYKGYAYYEKKEENRKDKPLHIASVSKVLTAAVVLRLVDEGKIGLDDKVSKYLPNFYFDDITVRMLLNHRSGLRHYGYFIETDVKWDRSKRITNQDILDLINSGKIHLESKPDTRFAYCNTNYALLALIIEKVTKLRYHEAMDKLLFKPLGMKNTFVFDYEKHHDTVSQTYKASKLRLAFDHLDLVYGDKNIYSTARDLLKFDLATYSDKFFSPKLRKEIYKGYSYEAKGEKNYGLGIRLREWKEAPTLTYHNGWWHGNTSSYITMKNDKLTIICLSNKMTHKTYQTKKFLALFNPKYPIKLDNTEVSNGANE, from the coding sequence ATGAAATTTAACTACCTATATTTGCCCTTACTTTTATTAGTACTTGGATGTAATGAATCTAAAAACAGTAAAACATTTACTTTAAATAACAAAACACAAAAATCAGATAGTGAATTCTTTGTAGAATTTGAACCGTTATCCAAAAAATATGTTGATCAAAAGAAAAATGACATTGAATATTACTACACTAAACTAATTGGAACACCCGATTTTTATGGTCAGTTTTTAGTAGCTAAAAACGGAAAAGTTCTTTTTGAAGATTATAAAGGCTATGCCTACTATGAAAAAAAAGAAGAAAATCGAAAAGATAAACCGTTACATATTGCATCTGTAAGTAAAGTGTTAACTGCTGCGGTTGTTTTACGATTAGTTGATGAGGGAAAAATTGGATTAGACGATAAAGTTTCCAAGTATTTACCTAATTTTTATTTTGATGATATTACCGTTCGAATGCTTTTAAATCATAGAAGCGGACTTCGACACTATGGCTATTTTATTGAAACCGACGTTAAATGGGATCGTTCAAAACGAATTACCAATCAAGATATTTTAGATTTAATTAATTCGGGAAAAATTCATTTAGAATCTAAACCCGATACCCGATTTGCCTACTGCAATACCAATTATGCGTTACTAGCTTTAATTATTGAAAAAGTAACTAAATTACGATATCATGAAGCGATGGATAAGCTGTTGTTTAAACCATTAGGTATGAAAAACACGTTTGTTTTTGATTATGAAAAACACCATGATACTGTGAGTCAGACGTATAAAGCAAGTAAGTTGCGTTTAGCTTTTGATCATTTGGATTTAGTTTATGGTGATAAAAATATTTATTCAACGGCACGTGATTTATTAAAATTTGATTTAGCTACCTATTCTGATAAATTTTTCAGTCCGAAGTTGCGAAAGGAAATTTACAAAGGCTACAGTTATGAAGCTAAAGGAGAAAAAAATTATGGATTAGGTATTCGTTTACGCGAATGGAAAGAAGCTCCTACTCTTACCTATCATAATGGATGGTGGCATGGAAATACTTCTTCTTATATTACCATGAAAAATGATAAGCTTACAATCATTTGTTTGTCTAATAAAATGACACATAAAACCTATCAAACTAAAAAGTTTTTAGCTCTATTTAATCCAAAATACCCAATTAAACTCGACAATACAGAGGTTAGTAATGGGGCAAATGAATAA
- a CDS encoding PH domain-containing protein — translation MKYKSAYTNFSYIVFIALGAPLSALTYIFITEPNERKEASIIGSFILVLTCFIIHAFKNTFYQIENTILKYKCGVFHGKIDIQKIKKIEINNSIFVQAIFKLGWSHKGIIITYNNYDDLFISPENRDEFIAHLKGINPEIRIQEK, via the coding sequence ATGAAGTACAAATCTGCTTATACAAATTTTTCATATATCGTATTTATAGCATTAGGAGCTCCTCTTAGTGCCTTAACATATATTTTTATTACGGAACCTAATGAAAGAAAAGAAGCATCAATAATTGGTTCATTTATACTGGTTTTAACTTGCTTTATAATTCATGCATTTAAAAATACATTTTATCAAATTGAAAATACAATCTTAAAATACAAATGTGGTGTTTTTCATGGAAAAATTGATATTCAAAAAATAAAGAAAATCGAAATTAATAATAGTATTTTTGTACAAGCGATTTTTAAATTAGGCTGGAGTCATAAAGGAATAATTATCACCTATAATAACTACGATGATTTATTTATTTCTCCTGAAAACAGAGATGAATTTATTGCTCATTTAAAAGGAATAAACCCAGAAATTAGAATACAAGAAAAATAA